Below is a window of Micromonospora chersina DNA.
CGAGCCGGTCCGGGTCGACGCCCGCGGAGCCGAGGCCGAGCAGCGCCACGGTGTCCGGCCGGGTGGCGAGATGGGCGGCGAGGTCGTCGAGCCGACGCAGCATCGGGTGCATGCCGTCGCCCCTTCCGTGAAGAGTCGACGTTTCAGCCCGTGCGGCCCTGCACGCCGCCGGGGTCGCGACACCGATGCCGGCCATTCTGCGTCGGACCCCCGACACCGGACAAGTCCCCGCTGTCCATCCGGGAGCGGCGCTGGCAAGATCGACCGGGTGACGGGTGCGCTGTTCGCGGTCAGTGACCTCCATGTGTCGTACGCCGAGAACCGCACGGTCGTGGACGGCCTCCGGCCGGAGTCCGGTGACGACTGGCTGATCGTGGCCGGCGACGTCGGCGAGGTGTTCGCGGACGTCGAGCGCACGTTGCGGCAGCTCCGCGACCGGTTCGCCCGGGTGGTCTGGGTGCCCGGCAACCACGAGCTGTGGACCCATCCGACCGACCCGGTGACGCTGCGCGGCAGGGCCCGCTACGACGCGCTTGTCGGCATGTGCCGTGACCTGGGCGTGCTCACCCCGGAGGACGACTATCCGGTGTGGCACGGCGAGGGCGGGCCGGTCACCGTGGCGCCGCTGTTCCTCCTCTACGACTACTCGTTCCGCGCACCCGGCACGAACTCCAAGGAGGAGTCGCTGCGGGCGGCGTACGCGGCGGGGGTGGTGTGCACCGACGAGATGCTGCTGCACCCCGACCCGCACCCGGACCGGGAGTCGTGGTGCTGGGAGCGGGTCGCCGAGACCGAGCGGCGGCTGGCCGCCGTCGACCCGGCGCTGCCGACCGTCCTGGTCAACCACTGGCCGCTGGTCCGCCAGCCCACCGACGTGCTCTGGTATCCCGAGTTCGCCCAGTGGTGCGGCACCGACCGCACGGCCGACTGGCACCTGCGGCACCGCGCCGCCGTCGCGGTCTACGGGCACCTGCACATCCCCCGCACCACCCACTACGACGGGGTGCGCTTCGAGGAGGTGTCGCTGGGCTACCCGCGCGAGTGGGGCCGGCGGGGCGGCGAGCCGCGGCCGATGCGGCGCATCCTCGGCGGCGCCGCGTGATCGAGATCCTGCTCCCGCCGGCGGCGGTGCCCGTCGAGGCGTTCTCCGACATCCCCGGCGAGGCCCCGTACCCGGGCGAGGAGGACCTGCTCGCCCGGGCCGTGGAGGCGCGCCGCCGGGAGTTCGTCACGGCCCGCCGCTGCGCCCGCGAGGCCCTGGCCCGCCTCGGGTACGCTCCGGCGCCGATCCGGCCCGGCCCGAAGCGGGAGCCGCTGTGGCCGGCGGGCGTGGTCGGCAGCATCACCCACTGCGCCGGGTACCGGGCCGCGGCGGTCGCCCGGGACACCGCGCTGGCGGGGCTCGGCATCGACGCCGAGCCGCACGAGCCCCTGCCGGACGGCGTCGTCGAGGTGGTCACGACGGCCGGCGAGCCGGAGTCGCTGGCCCGGCTGCGCGCCGACCGTCCGGGGGTGCACTGGGACCGGCTGCTGTTCAGCGCCAAGGAGTCCGTCTACAAGGCGTGGTATCCGCTGACCGGGCGCTGGCTCGGCTTCGAGGACGCCGAACTCTCCGTCGACCCGGCCGCGGGGACCTTCACGGCCCGGGTGCTTGTCGACCCCACCCGCGCGGACGGCGGCCCGCCCCTGGCGGTGCTGCACGGCCGCTGGCTGGTCGCCGACGGCCTCGTGGTCACGGCCGTGGCCGTGCCCCGGCACCCCTGATCGGGTGACGGTCGTCCCGCCCGACTGATCCGCGTTTGCCCCCTCCGGCCCAGGGTAGGGCCTTGAGGACCTGGTCGTTTCGCCGCATGGAGGACAGGTCCTGATGGATTCCAAGCCCGCCAAGGTCGTGAAGGATGTCGTGGAGGCCGCCACCGAGAAGGTCACCGACATCCTGACCCCGGACGTTCCCGGCGCGCCGGGCAGCGCCCCACCGCCGCTCGAGGAGCCGACGACGCCGCACGGCCCGCTGCCGCCGAAGGAGGAGCAGGGCGCCCCGGACACCCGCACCCCGACCGGCGCCGAGACCGGCGTGCCGAGGATCGCGAAGGGCCAGCAGGGCGCCTTCCTC
It encodes the following:
- a CDS encoding metallophosphoesterase family protein is translated as MTGALFAVSDLHVSYAENRTVVDGLRPESGDDWLIVAGDVGEVFADVERTLRQLRDRFARVVWVPGNHELWTHPTDPVTLRGRARYDALVGMCRDLGVLTPEDDYPVWHGEGGPVTVAPLFLLYDYSFRAPGTNSKEESLRAAYAAGVVCTDEMLLHPDPHPDRESWCWERVAETERRLAAVDPALPTVLVNHWPLVRQPTDVLWYPEFAQWCGTDRTADWHLRHRAAVAVYGHLHIPRTTHYDGVRFEEVSLGYPREWGRRGGEPRPMRRILGGAA
- a CDS encoding 4'-phosphopantetheinyl transferase family protein; this translates as MIEILLPPAAVPVEAFSDIPGEAPYPGEEDLLARAVEARRREFVTARRCAREALARLGYAPAPIRPGPKREPLWPAGVVGSITHCAGYRAAAVARDTALAGLGIDAEPHEPLPDGVVEVVTTAGEPESLARLRADRPGVHWDRLLFSAKESVYKAWYPLTGRWLGFEDAELSVDPAAGTFTARVLVDPTRADGGPPLAVLHGRWLVADGLVVTAVAVPRHP